The Caenorhabditis elegans chromosome I genome includes the window GTACTTCTTGATTACTTTCCAAATAGTCGACGGAGAACGTTGAATTTGCAGCGCGAGCATTTTCGTGGGTATTCCTTGTTCGAAGCCAGCTACAATGGCTTTCTTGACGTCCAAGGAAAGATTTTTACACCCAACAGATTTTACCataccttaaaaataatttatcaaccaAACAAATCCAGAGCAACAAACAGAGTgcgttttattgataattcaaaaaaaataatgaaaattggaaaaacgaaaaaatcaaaaaattgaaataaaattcagaaaaaatcgataatcatgtAATGTTTGGTCCGCAAATTTGCGTAACATTTCGCTTTATGcacacggaaaaattcaagtcaaatggatgcttgagaaaaaagttacacacaaaaaaccaaaagtggatatctttttggccagcactgtacgTTGACCGCAGTTAACATAACCGTATTTTCTCCCTCATTTTCTCCTATTTTCCCCCTAATTTcccctttttttctttttttctaggaGTCGTCGCCGCTTTGCTGAAATCTTGCTTAAATCTATAAAAACAGACCACAATTTAGTGATTTTGTCCGTTTTGCATTTTCAGTAGGTGACCctagtttggaaattttgaattttaccaTTTGAAGAGGTATtaggttgggagttggtgggTGATAAGGGAGAGGTACTTTGTTATACTGTATTATTAGTATTATTAgtaagagtactgtaggatttgTGTAGTttggggaaatttgaattttttgctattATTAGGATAGGGCTGGTTTTCAGGCGAGTTACACGGGTTTaaagttgatggcctagaaatcttaaggccaccaatttttagaatttatcgattttagtAGATTTGAGACATGTTTTCGATTTTGTCTGTTTTTcggaatttgaagaaaatttccctctgaaaaaatcgataatttttgaattccggaGTTGTTAGTCGAAATCTCTCGAATTTGCGCTGTTTTCTGTCGATTCTCAGAGATTAAGGGTCCAATAAAATTATGTTGGCATGTTTTTTATTAGCAGTGTGTTCTGccgaaatttaatgaaaaatagtttttccggctttttttaaaataatatttgtgtttttttcgacgataattaccaattttctttgaattttcaaggttttttctgtagtttttacTTGTTTATCTTgtatttccaatttatttcagtATTTCCTCAGTGGCGTCTTCAGTGGATTTCTTTTTTCGCGAAGAAGATcccgaaaatttgcaattccCACTAAAAGGACTACTGTAGTCAATACATTGTGTGACACCGCCACGCGAAAGCGCACAGTTTCCCACGCTTTTGCCGTgggaatttccaattttcccacGGTGATTTTAGCATATAAGAGGAGAAAAATGGGTcaatttccatttatttttcgacgaaaatgtaagttttttcgattttttatcaaattttgttggttttcttgagaatttagtgaaaaatattgacttttagattaaattttaaattttgtcggaaattttcaaattttttgcataacTTCCATGGAGTTAGAGTTTAATTGAataagtttttgttcaaaaaataaaaaaattatgcccaaaatttatttatcactaaaacaaattttcgaaaaaaaattttttttttgatctacccgccgattttctaatttttctcctttttttcagCGATCATCGAACCATTGTCATCACGCCACGTGCATAATGCCATTCCATTATCCAAAACTCTACATGGATCACCGCGGAAACATGTCCACCTCATCGTCTCTGACGTCATCGACAACCGCCACGTCATCATCGTCAACCGGAGGCGTCCGCAAGCAGATTCTCACGTTGAAGCCAAAGCAACCGAATGGTTATGTGCAACACTTGGAGATCAAGGCAAAGGtatagatttttgttttaaaaatcatttttttgaaccctaaaattgattttttctctttaaaaagttggatttttccaataaaactgtttaaaaaaagctttcaaaaccGAAAATTCGTGCTCAGCACCCtcgaaaacccaaaaatcccgcaaaaatcgataattttctcttaattttgaaaaattggtcgaGTGGCGTAGTGGGATTTTCCACAACCTGCCACCAATCACAAGAACAGTGTTCGAGTCCCCACTgtggcaactttttttttgtttaagcTTTGTTTAAGCTGTTTAAGCGAAAGCTTTAACACATGCggacatcaaaaatttgactgaaatttcagatttttcccagtttttactcaaaaaatgtaatttttgagcttttttaaCCGAATTTTCGGCTTAAAGCCTGATTTTCGCAGTCCCAAGCCCTTTTAGAACAatgcttcaaaaaacaaaaagatttTGCCACagtggggactcgaaccccggtctcgTGGCAGTGGCAGCCGAcgaaaatcccactgagccatttgggcacttttttgaaaaatcctcaaaatagcggaagttatcgatttttaagccaaaCAAATAGCTCTGGGttcgatttttccattaaaaattatcgattttttcaggaatcaaGCCAATCTTCGGTGATTTCCGGCGGTGTCCCGGTTCCGGTGACCCTGTTGGAGTTGAAGAAGAAGGATCGTAGCGAGAAGAATGTGGTGACCAACCTGAAGTATCGTAAGCCAACGGCGAATCATCATCTCGATTCGGTGCATTCTTCGTCGGAGCACCATCACCACCACCATCTGAGCCTGAGCTCTTTGACGCGCCGCCCGGGATCTCCGTCCTCGTCCGGTTACGAGACTGACTCGCTCGTCGATCAGGAGAATTGCGAcgttttttcggtaaatttaaaaaatttcaaatttgagaaaatccagaaaaaaaaacggaaattttgaaccaaaattgacttttttttttttgctcaatttttccactaaaagTGAACTTTTTCATCTTTAAACTACTTAAAAATCAGccttcaacaatttttctcatcaaattcCGGTTTCTCTTTCCAAAAATCCAGATTTCTGCGAAAAATGTCCatatggcgcagtgggatttccCATGTGCCTGCCAATTTTAAGACCCGGGTTCGTGTCCCCACTgtggcaactttttttttcgaagtgcGATTAGGTTAATTTTAGTGTCCTGAGCTCGAAAATCtttgataaatttatttttcctcgCGGAAAAcatgggaaaaaatttgaaaaacttcgaaaatccctaaattttcgattaatacCGATTCCCCATGACATCTGAGCACACTGTAAAACCTAATCgcaacgaaacaaaaaattttgatacgACGGGgagtcgaaccccggtcttgagATTGGAAGCCGacgaaaatcccactgcgccatttggaCATTTTGCTGCAAACTGCcagaaatctaaattttaatgcttttttcatagtttcaaGTGTTCAAAAAGCAGTTTTCAGtagcttttttttattttttcaattaaaaaattcaaatttccctccaTTTTCAGAGTCTCTTCAACTCGTCGCTCAGCTACCAATCGGCTCTCGACCATCATCATCAGTTTCACGAGCTCGACATGCTTCACTCGCATCCGATTTGGTCTCCACAGTTACCGAACAACAACACTTCACTGATGATGGGCTCCAACAGCTATTATTTGCAGTAGAGCGTACTTgctcttttaaattttctaatccccccccccccctaaaATCCCACCCCACGCCTAATTCTTTAACTAATaagaattatcaatttttttggttttctttctGTGTAATAAACTCCGCCCCCCTATTTCTAGCCCCACCCCTTTatctctcatttttctaataattctTTGTTCAATCCCATCATTCTTACCCCAACTTCTGTTTCAGCTCCCCCCAATTCCTCCTAATTATTCTAATTTATTACAAGCTCCTCCCATCTCCAACCCTCCGTGCTTGCgaaaataaacgttttataagtaaaaaattgtgttttttttctgaaatttttcgaaaaaataggtTTTCGACTCGGGAAGTACTTTACTAGTTATGGCAAATCGaatgaaaagctgaaaaaaatttttgccacaGCGCGAGCttgaaccccggtcttgtgattGGTGGGCGACGAGAATCTCACTGCGCCAATCGGACACAAAAGTGCTGTAATAATCGATTTTCGGTTgaaattactgttttttaCCACTTTCTAGACGATTTCCTTTCTTttctgtgtattttttttttaatttttctagtaggaaaattgaattttaagcgattaataaagaaaaaaaatcaattttcaagagagatttttggaattcaagcatttttattaaatttaaaatcttttttcttaatttctaCCTATTTTAGTTTATTTCTCCCATTTATTCCCTTTTGTTTCCATCCAAAACCCACAATTTCCGGCCGGTGtgcggtggagcgcgcttgcacacTTTTATTCCAGCTAGCTGCTCGCCCcgatttttgctcaatttcattgatttttcgccgattttcTTGCAGAATTCCATGAAATCCAGATGAAAAATGCTTTTTAAAGCGAGAAAATGGATTTTAAGTGGTGCGAGTgctcaaaaaagcaaaagtaTGGCTCATACGATGCTCGTCGAGAATGGATTTATTTTGCCGACGGCGAAAGGATTTTATAGGtgagttttttgtgaaaattgatgtaaaaatcgtgaaaatcaCAAGAAATTGTCCTGAAAGCTGtggaaatgtcaaaaattgtgcaaaatattaggaaaattggatttttttcagtttttagcgcaaaaaatctgaaaatcgtttttcgaagtgaaatttgctgaaaattatttaagttTCATTTATTATTCTGAGATAATTggaaaaacaactgaaaattgtcgaattcAGCgcaaaaatgcccaaaatttttccataaacggttttttttccacaaaaaacctcattttgcagttcgaaaattagatttttacgTAGAACagccccaaaaaaaattctagcaaaaaatttaattttctaattaaaaaattaaaaattcctcaaaaaccgacgattttccgtcaaataattatttttccgctgaaattttttcgaaattcgagattttctcaatttttccagaaatctgAGTTCAAATTCAGATTCTACGTGGCAAATAACCGCTTATCAtccattttcaaagtttttatgcaaaattccgtcaaattcGGTGTCTGGTACGCAAACActaggctacagtaaccccgggACATCCGATTTGACGACATTTTGCACTAAAACtctcaaaattatgatttaaGAGTATTTTTCCACGTAGAATCCGATTCTGAgcttcaaatttcacaaaaaatcaaaatttatgcGAATTTTTGCAGTCTCCTGCCCCTCGGACAACGTGTAATCGACAAGTTGTGCCGAATTCTCGACGTGGAATTTCAGAACTCGGGAGCTCTGAAAATCGCGATGCCGATCGTCGGAACACAGCAATTATGGGAAAAAACTGGCAGATGGGAGGCGATGGGACCGGAAATGATTCGATTTCACGACCGACAGCAGAATCATATGTGCCTTCAAGTGGGTGAGCAGTTGgaaatggggaaaaattgatgaaacaaCTCTAAATTCCTAAATTCTGAGCTCAAAATCGGATTTCTCGTAGCAAATTACCCCTTCAtcccaattttcagttctttAGTGCAATATgtcgtaaaattcggtgtcccggggttactgtagcatgGTGTTTGCGTGCCTGGCACCGAATTTGACGggattttgcacaaaaacctgaaaatgcTGGATTTGAGGTTATTTGCACTGTAGAATCCAAATTTGAactcagattttcaaaattttgagttttagtGCAATATGTCGCAAAATCCGGTGTcccggggttactgtagcatgGTGTTTGCGTGCCTGGCACCGAATTTGACGggattttgcacaaaaacattgaaaaagtcaaaataggGATTATTTACCACGTGGAATCCGAATTTAAACtcagattttcagacttttgaCTTACGAGCCAAActtttgggccaaaaattcactttttgccgaaaaaatccaCTAAATAGTCAAAACTTCGGAATTCTGAGCTCAAAATCGGAGTTCCCATAGCAAATTACCCCTAGACCGCAATTGTCAGGTCTTTAGTGCAAAATGTCGTCAAATCAAGTGTcccggggttactgtagcctggtgtttgcgtactt containing:
- the sygl-1 gene encoding Ecdysone-induced protein 74EF (Confirmed by transcript evidence), whose protein sequence is MPFHYPKLYMDHRGNMSTSSSLTSSTTATSSSSTGGVRKQILTLKPKQPNGYVQHLEIKAKESSQSSVISGGVPVPVTLLELKKKDRSEKNVVTNLKYRKPTANHHLDSVHSSSEHHHHHHLSLSSLTRRPGSPSSSGYETDSLVDQENCDVFSSLFNSSLSYQSALDHHHQFHELDMLHSHPIWSPQLPNNNTSLMMGSNSYYLQ
- the pars-2 gene encoding Proline--tRNA ligase (Confirmed by transcript evidence) encodes the protein MLFKARKWILSGASAQKSKSMAHTMLVENGFILPTAKGFYSLLPLGQRVIDKLCRILDVEFQNSGALKIAMPIVGTQQLWEKTGRWEAMGPEMIRFHDRQQNHMCLQVANRRGNVHRTDRNTITAQKITISPYCLSNR